A single Lolium perenne isolate Kyuss_39 chromosome 6, Kyuss_2.0, whole genome shotgun sequence DNA region contains:
- the LOC127309667 gene encoding protein DMP6, which translates to MASRPTGDPESLATAQQAPLLGNADGRTRTTTTVVGKALSSTADLAKHLPTGAVLAFEFLSPTFTADGTCTAANRALTGCLIGACAFSCFLLCFTDSFRDQTGVVRYGFITPSDRLRLIDGAGAGVGASQQAPQDTRYRLGARDVLHGVLSFVVFLAVAMVDSNVVACFYPVESATTRQLLAAVPMAAGAAGSFLFAMFPSTRQGIGFPAAATF; encoded by the coding sequence ATGGCGTCCCGGCCAACCGGCGACCCCGAGTCCCTTGCGACGGCGCAGCAGGCCCCGCTGCTCGGCAATGCCGACGGACGGACGCGGACGACGACCACCGTCGTGGGAAAGGCTCTGAGTAGCACAGCGGACCTCGCGAAGCACCTCCCCACCGGCGCCGTGCTGGCCTTCGAGTTCCTCTCGCCGACCTTCACTGCCGACGGCACCTGCACGGCCGCCAACCGCGCGCTCACTGGCTGCCTCATCGGCGCCTGCGCCTTCTCgtgcttcctcctctgcttcaccgACAGCTTCCGCGACCAGACGGGCGTCGTGCGTTACGGCTTCATCACGCCCAGCGACCGCCTGCGCCTCATCGACGGTGCCGGAGCCGGAGTCGGAGCCTCCCAGCAGGCGCCGCAGGACACGAGGTACCGGCTTGGCGCGCGGGACGTGCTGCACGGGGTACTGTCGTTcgtggtgttcctggcggtggcAATGGTAGACAGCAACGTGGTGGCTTGCTTCTACCCCGTCGAGTCCGCCACCACCAGGCAGCTGCTTGCCGCGGTGCCCATGGCGGCCGGAGCGGCGGGGAGCTTCCTCTTCGCTATGTTCCCCTCCACGCGGCAAGGAATCGGGTTCCCCGCCGCAGCCACGTTTTGA
- the LOC127309668 gene encoding putative germin-like protein 2-2, translating to MAAMRVLLLAAALLALACSHGATASDPSLLQDFCVADKMSQVRVNGLACKDAKEVVAEDFYFSGLHVAGNTANKQGAVVTPVNVAQIGGLNTLGISLVRIDYAPSGLNPPHTHPRSTEILTVLEGCLEVGFVTSNPENKLFTKVLNKGDVFVFPKGLVHYQFNKGAANAVAIAALSSQNPGVITVANAVFGAEPSISGDIIAKAFQVEKNTVESIQAHF from the exons ATGGCCGCCATGCGTGTGTTGCTCCTTGCAGCAGCTCTCCTGGCCTTGGCTTGCTCTCATGGTGCCACTGCCTCTGATCCGAGCCTTCTCCAAGACTTCTGTGTTGCAGACAAGATGTCTCAAG TTCGCGTCAATGGCTTGGCCTGCAAAGATGCAAAGGAAGTTGTCGCCGAGGACTTCTACTTTTCTGGCCTTCATGTTGCCGGCAACACGGCCAACAAGCAAGGCGCTGTGGTCACCCCGGTCAACGTTGCGCAGATTGGTGGGCTAAATACCCTCGGCATCTCCCTCGTTCGCATCGACTACGCACCTAGTGGCCTCAACCCTCCTCACACTCATCCGCGCTCCACCGAGATCTTAACTGTGTTAGAGGGCTGTCTAGAGGTGGGCTTCGTGACCTCGAACCCCGAGAACAAGCTCTTCACTAAAGTTCTCAACAAGGGAGATGTGTTTGTATTCCCTAAGGGCCTTGTTCATTACCAATTCAACAAAGGCGCAGCCAACGCGGTAGCTATTGCAGCCTTGAGCAGCCAGAACCCTGGAGTGATCACGGTAGCCAATGCAGTGTTTGGAGCAGAGCCTTCCATCTCGGGTGATATTATCGCCAAGGCCTTTCAGGTGGAGAAGAATACAGTAGAATCGATCCAGGCTCACTTCTAA